The Amphiura filiformis chromosome 6, Afil_fr2py, whole genome shotgun sequence genome segment AAACCGATACATCATACATGTTCAGAATATCCTTCATATTGACCGTTTtgataggttgttgacttcgatcgggtgagcacttgttggttcaggTCGTATAAATAATACGTTAAAATCTAATAAGTCGTCTgcacaggcccgtaaccaggatttatttggggaggggctgattttgaaaaagtggaccttttttccaaatttgggccTTTTTGACCAATAAAAACCTCAATTTGTTcgcttgctacgctcgcaaatgggactttttgggtcaaaaaaggggacttttggggATTTACGGGCCTGCTTatatgcacagtttttgtattttgtaaatatataaaaggTTAACAAaatgttcatcttatttccacgtcaagatgcatccattgcttttaaattaaaatatggaCGTAATTACGAAAATGACAAACCCTGTATCCTATATTATTTGCTCCAAGTTTGTTTAAATTATTGACCATTGCAACAGGAAACGTTTGCTGTTTACCATGGAAACTATATTTATAGATTTGACAGGACCTGTCGATGACCCATTTTAATATTTTCCGATTATACTTATagtaaaacaataataatataaccAATTCATTGGTTTGGATGCCattttgaatatacttttatagggtTTCTTGTTTCAGGGGTATTTTGCTATTTGGTGAAAGCTGAAAAATGGCAAGCGTGTATCCGTgaaagcatcaaaataaattgatatgtGTATGGCAGCAGCATGTGTGTTTCCGTATGAGAAGAAGTGTCCGCTACATTATTGTACTTCCTGCAATCATGGCAATAGTCCAATATTGACTAAACaatggaaaatatcaaattgtactCCTTTTTATGTCGCTTTCAGTTCAATCACTTGCATGCAAagtattacatcttctctggttataaGTAGGTCTGCCTACGCCTATCCttcttacaaaaatacaaaacaatctagatgttgttgtttttgtttatttgtttgtttgtttgtttgtttgtttgtttgtttgtttgtttgttcttttaGATTTTGTAATGAATGAATCATGGTTAGTGCCTTTGTAGACGTTTCAGTAAattgacattatgtcaaaattattgacctacaaacacaataaaTTTGACTGCATGTAAAGTGTAAGCTGGGACATGACATGTGTAAACgttaatatgccaaaaaatcaggtttgaaaaaattagcCCCTGGTGCGGTCCAGGGGaaaagccccggcgggggtcaaggggcggagccccctgaagctcctggtttttggcatattagaagcaaataaatcagtgtttcagagtacaaatgtCACAATGAGAGTAGTATAGAtcctcttccctctttctttcccttttctcttcgatccccttccccttttctcttctcccttccccttttttattccctcgtttttcttttcttctttcccctttctcctcttccctctttctttcccttttttctcttctcccttccccttttttcttccctcttttttctctcctttcccctttctcttccctcttcttccatcttttctctccttccccctttcaaaattttttgctcttcttcccagtttttgtgCCCTGGGGAGGGGCAGCTCCCGGCctcccactggttacgccactgcgtaTACTCCGTTTTCACGCTTGAAATATTGCCACATTATAGTTTCGGTAGGTTTCAGGTAAaggaaatatttataatatttcccTTGATCGGTCCACGTTTCACACCAGACTTAATTTGCCAAAATAAAGTGCATGGGCTGGTACTATGATTGACCAGATCAATAATCGTCAAGCATATTCATAAAAATGCATATAAATAATTGAccagtttttctttctttttatactTGCAGAGTACACATTGGCAAACTAGTAAGGTCGAAATGAAAATCTCTTCTCCCAGAAACTTTCAACCAATAGAAACACGTCATGACATAATCACGCATGCGCACCGTCCATTAACGGTGAAATCGATGATGCAATTAAGTTCTGGTGGAGTTGATTGGCGTTTAACAAATGCCTCATTATCAACCTACAAAATTGTAACTCATTCTAAGGATATAAAAGCAGCGGGAAATGTCACTATGTTAATACAATCTAAAAATGGCAAGGACGAGGAGCTAAGAACTGGCGGTGATTTTTGGTTAGCGATTATTTACTGGACTTCAACGCCAAAAGCTTCGTGCGCAGGGAAAATTATTGACCACAACAATGGTACTTACACAGTAAATTTTCACGTTGTTCGACCTGGACTGGCACAGATACATGTCATCCTCGTTCATCCAAGGAAAGCTGTGGACTTACTTAAAACACAAATCTGGAGAACTGAAAAGAGGATATATTGGTTAGGCAAATATGACCTGGATGGAGAGAATTATTGGAGCACATGTTACGTAAGCAGAGAAGCTGAAGGTGGAGAGGACGTTTGTCTTTACGGCAACCCGGAAGCTCTGGGAGAAACAGTCTTCGTGTGTCGGAAACAACATGGTGTATCTTGTGATACAATGACACACACGATTGTGAATCAAGACTTGACTAAACACAGAACGCTGGAATTAGTTGGAGAAaaaatatattactttgaaaagtaaGTATTTCCCGAGATAATTATAATATTGAGGACTATTCCCCCGACTTAGACCTATATTTATCTTTTATGTGCATGTATCATCATGCATGTGATAGTACATGCAtgattcatcatcatcttcatcatcatcatcatcatcatcatcatcatcatcatcatcatcatcatcatcatcatcatcattatcattatcatcatcataatcatcatcatcgtcaacaacaacaacaacatcgtttttattataaaatattatcgttattattattttatagggCAAACTATTGGAATAGACTTACCAACGGACCAAAAATACTTTATATCAAAAGTAAGTTGTTTCGCTGTTATATGCATGCATGTCATACTGGACCTCTTCGGAGATCAGTACTAAGGCCTATACcttcagtcaagttagctcagtcgataaggcgtttgactatgatacgagaggttgcgggttcgaaccctctCGGTGGTTTAGTATACGCTCTCGTGGAGAATTTGAGGTAACTTGAAATTCCCCGGAACCACGAATTTACTGATaatattgtctcgttgtaacccgtgcgaaattcggggagctgatcctggctgcgaaagACGATATTGTGGAATGTCTTAGCTTCAAAGTTCAGGGTTgttgtttatggaatgatatcaTCTTCTCATTAATTTTCCTTCTCATCTTCTCCACGTCCTACTTCGTTCTCCTTTATCGACTTCAGCATATTTCCTATTCGTCGTCGAATTTTCTCCTTATCCATGCAGTGACTTATGAATGATTGGTTAACACGTGCAATAATAGTGTATTTTCTTATTCTTTGTAGGTGAATTAGGcagtaaaaaaagaagaaaaggttCCGCAGTGGTTCCGCTTCTGCCTCCTTGTAACCAACCTTCACAGAGTCCGTCATCCAGCGACGGTTATTGGCTATCTGAGCAGTGGCATTCATTAGTTTGTCATGTTAAAGAATTGAAGGTCGCTGAGATTGGACAGTGTCTTCGAGGAAAGCATCTCTTTATCCTAGGAGATTCCACTCTTCGTCAATGGGTCAATGGTCTTCATACCATGATGGGTGTGCAGTACGTAAAACAAGACAATGATAAATTCAATTCAGATCGATACATCGAGGCACTAGATTTAAATATTACTTTTCGATTTCATCCTCAAGTCATAAGTGGTTCACCTGTAGATATAAACACGGTCGAATATGAAGTTGACATCTTAGACGGTTTAATGGACAGTGACTCTTGTCATTTTATCGTTGTATTAGGCCCCTGGGCTCATTTTAGTCAATGGACAAGAGAAAGTTACATTGAACGTTTGCTCCTTCTCAAGTTGGGCGTAGAAAGATTACATGAAAAATGTCCAGATGTACCTATCGTAGTGAAAGGGTCGCACCCCCGTGAGCATGACACGATAGAATCAATAATATATGGCAGTGATTTTATTCTTCACGAATTAGGGAGTTATCTGCAGGATATATTCTCTGGTTCAGAGGCGTGGTTTTTGAATGTTTGGGAAATGGTTTTATCATATCCGAAAGAGAATACCATACATTTACCATATCAAATTATCAAGCAAGAACTTAACATGTTCTTATCTCATGTGTGTCATCATTAAATGACATTGTGAAGAGGAGTAGGCTATTATAGGAAAAACTTCTAAGTAGGCTGGGTTcataaggcccatgaaagtcaattccaagtttatcgtcccttttttcccgggttggtgaggtgactttttcatttttcatttttcattatttcatcagatttcattattgacctaaaatgcgtgttgatttaaagccacactcatacatgttatttataaacaggtttttatatgggtagggactagaaaagttagaaaagagcctggttttgcttccaagttatgtaTTTATAtgatttacaaacaaaaatatatgtttccaattgctaaaactggtgaaaacaccgatactttgaaaataatgaattattttggcatttttgaaaatttgacgcgggtgtttttggtttccaaaaagtgacgcgggcgggggacgataaactcggaattgactttcacgCGCCTGATAACGGGAAATCTAGTAAATTatataccggtttggttttaatTATTTAACGTTCGATTTGAAAATGTTCCCTTAGCAGACTTTTATTTTGGGCCACTGCTGTATCTTAGAGGTGGTGATCTTTGAGTATTTGAAATTTAGATCgtaatttgtatgcattttgggcgtcccaccaccgtgttgcacccttgggcaaggcgctttgcctcgcttgcctcaccccacccaggtgcaaagggaagctgttagggatagtcacagtcgttgtatcGATGAATCCTGCGCCATTTGTATATAGGCAGCAAACGGggttctgacatattctaatgacggcggaataaatgtaaatcactttgaggctgtttacggtatATAAAGCggtatataaatatctacatttat includes the following:
- the LOC140156082 gene encoding NXPE family member 1-like → MNTFRYVGYYGYNFVHRTVAEYRRNRARETGGRRLFAEHPSSRHSWSWIKKRITVLTFISLLISGIICIVSTHWQTSKVEMKISSPRNFQPIETRHDIITHAHRPLTVKSMMQLSSGGVDWRLTNASLSTYKIVTHSKDIKAAGNVTMLIQSKNGKDEELRTGGDFWLAIIYWTSTPKASCAGKIIDHNNGTYTVNFHVVRPGLAQIHVILVHPRKAVDLLKTQIWRTEKRIYWLGKYDLDGENYWSTCYVSREAEGGEDVCLYGNPEALGETVFVCRKQHGVSCDTMTHTIVNQDLTKHRTLELVGEKIYYFEKANYWNRLTNGPKILYIKSELGSKKRRKGSAVVPLLPPCNQPSQSPSSSDGYWLSEQWHSLVCHVKELKVAEIGQCLRGKHLFILGDSTLRQWVNGLHTMMGVQYVKQDNDKFNSDRYIEALDLNITFRFHPQVISGSPVDINTVEYEVDILDGLMDSDSCHFIVVLGPWAHFSQWTRESYIERLLLLKLGVERLHEKCPDVPIVVKGSHPREHDTIESIIYGSDFILHELGSYLQDIFSGSEAWFLNVWEMVLSYPKENTIHLPYQIIKQELNMFLSHVCHH